The window AAATATTCATACAACAATGATTACTGGTGATGCTGAATTAACTGGACAAGCAGTGGGACGTATAATCGGAATTGATGAAGTTGTAGGAAATGTGCTTCCAGAAAATAAAACACAGATTGTAAAAGAACAACAATCTCGTTATGGAATGACTGCAATGTTAGGAGATGGAGTCAACGATGCACCAGCTTTAGTTACAGCAGATATTGGTGTGGCAATGGGCGATGGAACAGATATCGCAATTGATGTAGCAGATGCTGTTCTAATGAAAAATGATTTGACAAAATTCAGTTATGCTCATAAGACTGCTAAACGTTTAGATCAAGTTGTTTGGCAAAATATTATTTTCTCAATGTTAATTGTAGCAACATTAGTCTTTTTAAACAGTATTGGCAAAATGGATATTACGCTAGGTGTTTTAATCCATGAAGGTAGTACACTATTAGTTATTTTGAATGGTTTAAGATTATTGATTCCAACTAAAAAATAGAAACTAGACTAGAAGAATCGAAACAAAACTTATTTTTAGTTTTGTTTCGATTTTTTTTTAACAAAATTCTTGTAACTGTTAAGAGAACATGATATAGTAAAAAAAGCAAAACGTAATAATTTCGATTTATAAAGTGTGAGGAGGAAAAACATGGCAAAAAAATCAAAAATAGCTCAAGCAAAAAGACAAGTTCTAATGATTGAAAAATATGCTGATTTACGTGCAGAATTAAAGGCGAGAGGTGACGTGAAGGCCTTAGCAAAATTACCAAAAGCTTCTCATCCGAATCGCTTGAGAAATCGGGATCTATTAGATGGTCGTCCAAGAGGTTATATGAAAAAATTTGGATTATCCCGAATTAATTTTAGAAATTTGGCTCATAGCGGACACTTACCTGGTGTA is drawn from Carnobacterium gallinarum DSM 4847 and contains these coding sequences:
- the rpsN gene encoding 30S ribosomal protein S14, with product MAKKSKIAQAKRQVLMIEKYADLRAELKARGDVKALAKLPKASHPNRLRNRDLLDGRPRGYMKKFGLSRINFRNLAHSGHLPGVKKASW